A portion of the uncultured Draconibacterium sp. genome contains these proteins:
- the glyA gene encoding serine hydroxymethyltransferase, producing MKRDTLVFDIIKKEHERQLGGIELIASENFVSEQVMEAMGSVMTNKYAEGYPGKRYYGGCQFVDMTEQLAIDRIKELYGAEWANVQPHSGAQANAAVLSVILKPGDTFLGLDLSHGGHLSHGSHVNSSGILYNPVAYKVKEDTGMVDYDEMEALAIEHKPKLIIGGASAYSREWDYKRMREIADKVGALFMVDMAHPAGLIAAGLLDNPVKYAHVVTSTTHKTLRGPRGGIILIGEDFENPWGITTPKGVVRKMSSLLDSAVFPGQQGGPLEHVIAAKAVAFGEALEPEYKEYQAQVKKNAAVMAQAFVDLGYKVISGGTDNHSMLIDLRTKYPEITGKLVENTIVNAEITINKNMVPFDSRSPFQTSGLRVGTPAITTRGVKEDLMPEIVQLIDDSIANIHDDAYIKAVGEKVHKLMKDFPLFAY from the coding sequence ATGAAGAGAGATACTTTGGTTTTTGATATTATAAAGAAGGAACACGAACGTCAGTTGGGCGGAATAGAGCTTATTGCTTCAGAAAACTTTGTAAGTGAGCAGGTTATGGAGGCAATGGGTTCGGTGATGACTAACAAATACGCTGAAGGTTATCCGGGAAAAAGATATTATGGTGGTTGTCAGTTTGTTGACATGACCGAGCAATTGGCCATCGACCGTATTAAAGAATTGTACGGTGCTGAGTGGGCCAATGTTCAGCCACACTCGGGTGCACAGGCAAATGCTGCTGTGTTGAGTGTAATTCTTAAGCCGGGCGACACATTCCTAGGTCTCGACCTTTCGCATGGTGGTCACCTTTCGCATGGTTCGCATGTAAACTCATCGGGTATTCTTTACAATCCGGTTGCCTACAAGGTAAAAGAAGATACCGGAATGGTGGATTACGATGAAATGGAAGCGCTGGCAATCGAGCATAAACCAAAGTTGATTATCGGTGGTGCATCGGCATACAGCCGCGAGTGGGATTACAAACGCATGCGCGAAATTGCTGATAAAGTTGGTGCATTGTTTATGGTGGATATGGCTCACCCGGCAGGTTTAATTGCTGCTGGTTTGCTTGATAATCCTGTAAAATATGCTCACGTTGTAACTTCTACAACTCATAAAACACTTCGCGGACCTCGCGGTGGTATCATCCTGATTGGTGAAGATTTTGAAAACCCATGGGGTATTACAACTCCTAAAGGTGTGGTTCGTAAAATGTCTTCATTGTTGGATTCAGCTGTATTTCCGGGTCAGCAAGGTGGGCCGCTTGAGCATGTAATTGCTGCAAAAGCTGTTGCATTTGGCGAGGCATTGGAACCAGAATACAAAGAATACCAGGCGCAGGTGAAAAAGAATGCTGCTGTTATGGCACAGGCTTTTGTTGATCTGGGTTACAAAGTAATTTCGGGCGGAACCGATAACCACTCGATGTTGATCGACTTGCGTACCAAATACCCTGAGATCACAGGTAAACTGGTTGAAAATACTATCGTAAATGCAGAAATTACCATTAACAAAAACATGGTACCTTTCGATAGCCGTTCTCCGTTCCAAACATCTGGTTTGCGTGTAGGTACACCAGCTATTACAACCCGTGGTGTAAAAGAAGATTTGATGCCTGAGATCGTTCAGCTGATCGACGATTCGATTGCAAACATTCATGACGACGCATACATTAAAGCAGTTGGCGAAAAGGTTCACAAATTAATGAAGGACTTTCCGCTGTTTGCATACTAG
- a CDS encoding sulfite exporter TauE/SafE family protein translates to MEWYMILALVGTGIAAGFINTTAGGGSMLTIPLLMFIGLPANIANGTNRIAILLQNVIAVKTFKQKHVLDFTKDYRLAIPAIVGSIIGALYAVEIDPNLLKKIIAGLMVVLLLLVVLKPEVWITDQVGKIDPKPSPLQYIIFFGIGLFGGFIQMGVGFFLLAGLVLGCGHNLVRANAVKVFIVLIYTVFSLGIFIYNKQVDIVAGLILAAGNMFGAWLGANFTVRGGAKYVRYVLILAMLIVILNLFGVFG, encoded by the coding sequence ATGGAATGGTACATGATACTGGCACTCGTTGGAACCGGAATTGCCGCCGGTTTTATTAATACCACTGCAGGTGGCGGCTCTATGTTAACGATTCCTTTGTTGATGTTTATTGGACTGCCTGCGAATATTGCAAACGGTACCAACCGTATTGCCATTTTACTTCAAAATGTAATCGCAGTAAAAACTTTCAAACAGAAGCATGTCCTCGATTTTACAAAGGACTACCGGCTGGCAATTCCTGCCATCGTCGGATCGATAATTGGTGCGTTGTATGCTGTTGAAATTGATCCCAACCTTTTGAAAAAAATCATAGCCGGACTAATGGTGGTTTTGTTGCTGTTAGTGGTTTTAAAACCTGAAGTATGGATTACCGATCAAGTAGGGAAGATTGATCCAAAACCATCGCCACTGCAATACATTATTTTCTTTGGAATAGGTTTGTTCGGTGGATTTATTCAAATGGGTGTCGGCTTTTTTCTGTTGGCCGGTTTGGTTTTGGGATGTGGTCATAACCTGGTGCGCGCCAATGCAGTTAAGGTTTTTATTGTGCTCATCTACACGGTGTTTTCCCTCGGAATATTTATTTACAATAAACAAGTTGATATTGTTGCGGGTTTAATACTGGCAGCCGGAAACATGTTCGGTGCATGGTTGGGCGCCAACTTCACTGTGAGAGGAGGAGCAAAATATGTTCGTTACGTGCTGATTCTGGCCATGCTAATTGTTATTTTGAATTTGTTTGGAGTTTTTGGTTAG
- a CDS encoding GTP-binding protein: MEHQNKIPVTIITGFLGAGKTTFINFLLKSNPETQFALVENEFGDIPIDTKLIKGVDASQMFELKQGCICCTISDEYELVLKELAERFPNVDHLLIETTGIADPAPVIQPFFADEDLKELYEYNGAICLVDAMNFDAMPEEEMVFKQLNVADLILLNKTENLDEKQQQELAAKMNQLAPLAEIQSTSFGEAKRLNLNALKQHSFNAYSFLSYKSNHALVQTKTLSFSAPLKRADLLYWLEYTLDIYKSKIYRCKGVVCFQNEPFEYILQGVGGRFELEEGDFILEAPESHIVFIGKLDGLELEFNA; the protein is encoded by the coding sequence TTGGAGCATCAAAACAAAATACCAGTAACCATTATAACCGGTTTTCTCGGGGCCGGTAAAACTACTTTTATCAACTTTCTACTGAAATCAAATCCGGAAACGCAGTTTGCTTTGGTAGAAAACGAATTTGGTGACATTCCCATCGATACGAAACTGATAAAAGGTGTTGATGCCAGCCAGATGTTCGAATTAAAACAGGGGTGTATTTGTTGTACGATTTCTGATGAATATGAGCTGGTGCTAAAAGAACTGGCTGAACGTTTTCCGAATGTGGATCATCTATTGATCGAGACGACTGGTATTGCTGATCCTGCTCCTGTAATTCAACCCTTTTTTGCTGATGAGGACCTGAAAGAACTCTATGAGTATAACGGAGCAATTTGTTTGGTTGATGCCATGAATTTTGATGCCATGCCGGAAGAGGAGATGGTCTTTAAACAGTTAAACGTTGCAGATCTGATTCTGCTAAATAAAACCGAAAACCTGGATGAAAAGCAGCAACAGGAACTAGCAGCAAAAATGAATCAACTGGCTCCACTAGCAGAAATTCAGTCAACCAGTTTCGGGGAAGCAAAACGACTGAATTTGAACGCGCTGAAACAGCATTCGTTTAATGCATATTCTTTTCTTTCGTATAAAAGCAATCATGCGCTGGTGCAAACTAAAACACTTTCGTTTTCTGCGCCATTAAAACGGGCCGATTTACTCTATTGGCTGGAATATACACTCGATATTTATAAAAGTAAAATTTATCGCTGCAAGGGTGTTGTTTGTTTTCAGAACGAACCTTTTGAATATATTTTGCAGGGAGTTGGTGGCCGCTTTGAATTGGAAGAAGGCGATTTTATTCTGGAAGCACCCGAAAGTCACATCGTTTTTATTGGCAAATTGGATGGGCTGGAATTGGAGTTTAATGCTTAA
- a CDS encoding AEC family transporter, whose amino-acid sequence MAHFLLALKTVAPLFLVIFTGTLFSRTKAAHGPWVDVLNKYALWIGFPALVIASLMHLNPQGESYTQLILINSAYIVVCMLLAFPIARIFQFSKRLRSSMFLILSFGNVAYLGIPVLRNSFGDDILPTAAVLSAVYVFWLLTLGVILIEATGEDTIHPKKLILSLVKNPLLISVFVGVCIVLFQIKVPLFIDKTISLFAESVTAVVLFSLGIFLGQNKIGAPREWIRVLAFVVVTMIVLPLLLQFGIRTAGLNNLQFKATILDSAMPLGLTPYALAVQYKLETKLVARIVVLGTLLSVIIIPLWIALLG is encoded by the coding sequence ATGGCACACTTTCTACTGGCCCTGAAAACTGTAGCTCCACTCTTTCTCGTTATTTTTACCGGAACACTTTTTTCGCGCACAAAAGCTGCTCACGGACCGTGGGTTGATGTGCTAAACAAATACGCACTGTGGATCGGATTCCCGGCGCTGGTTATTGCATCGCTGATGCACCTCAATCCGCAAGGCGAATCCTACACGCAACTTATACTTATTAACTCGGCATACATTGTGGTATGTATGTTACTGGCCTTCCCCATTGCACGGATTTTTCAATTTTCAAAGCGATTGCGCAGCTCCATGTTCCTTATACTATCGTTTGGGAACGTGGCTTACCTCGGCATCCCTGTTCTTCGTAACAGCTTTGGCGACGATATTTTGCCGACAGCTGCCGTTCTGTCTGCTGTCTATGTTTTTTGGTTGCTAACGCTTGGAGTCATCCTCATCGAAGCTACTGGAGAAGATACCATCCACCCGAAAAAGCTAATTTTGAGTCTGGTAAAAAACCCTCTGCTGATCTCTGTTTTCGTTGGTGTATGCATCGTTCTATTCCAAATAAAAGTACCGTTGTTTATTGATAAAACCATTAGTCTTTTTGCAGAATCGGTAACTGCAGTTGTTCTGTTCTCTCTCGGAATTTTCCTTGGACAAAACAAAATTGGCGCCCCCCGCGAATGGATCCGGGTTTTAGCTTTTGTAGTAGTAACGATGATCGTTCTTCCTTTGCTTCTTCAATTTGGTATCCGAACAGCAGGTTTAAACAACCTTCAATTTAAAGCTACTATTCTTGATTCAGCAATGCCACTGGGATTAACTCCGTACGCACTGGCTGTTCAGTATAAACTGGAAACAAAACTGGTAGCTCGAATCGTAGTACTTGGCACACTTCTTTCGGTGATTATTATTCCGTTGTGGATAGCTTTACTTGGCTAA
- a CDS encoding beta-phosphoglucomutase family hydrolase — protein sequence MAITVHPEAKALIFDLDGTLSNSLPVHVETWKIVGKKYNFDFDPNIIHEMTGRPTIEFAKRIVEQYKVDEQPEILVRMKQQAFWDAAHLLEPIEEVISIVKHYHGKLPMSVGTGASGKSAEVQLKELGISDYFDFVVSADDVQKHKPHPETFVKCARLMGVEPKYCQVFEDGDLGISAAKEVDMFVTDVREHIVYGDWAMTENK from the coding sequence ATGGCAATTACAGTTCATCCCGAGGCAAAGGCCTTAATTTTTGATTTAGACGGAACACTGTCTAACTCGCTTCCGGTGCATGTTGAAACCTGGAAAATAGTAGGCAAAAAATATAATTTTGATTTTGATCCAAATATTATTCATGAAATGACCGGCCGCCCGACCATTGAATTTGCTAAACGAATTGTTGAGCAGTACAAAGTGGATGAACAACCGGAGATTCTGGTTCGAATGAAACAACAGGCATTTTGGGATGCGGCGCATCTTCTTGAACCAATAGAAGAGGTAATCTCGATTGTTAAGCATTACCACGGGAAACTGCCCATGTCGGTTGGAACCGGCGCAAGTGGAAAAAGTGCAGAAGTGCAGTTGAAAGAGCTGGGTATTAGTGATTATTTCGATTTTGTAGTTTCAGCTGACGACGTACAAAAGCACAAACCACATCCTGAAACTTTTGTAAAATGTGCCCGATTAATGGGCGTTGAGCCAAAATATTGCCAGGTCTTTGAAGATGGTGATCTTGGTATTTCGGCTGCAAAAGAAGTTGATATGTTTGTTACAGATGTGCGCGAACACATTGTTTACGGCGATTGGGCAATGACTGAAAACAAGTAA
- the katG gene encoding catalase/peroxidase HPI has protein sequence MENNHSKQGKCPVMHGGNTASGSSVMDWWPNALNLDILHQHDTKTNPLGQDFNYREELKKLDVEALKKDLQDLMTDSQEWWPADWGHYGGLMIRMAWHAAGSYRIADGRGGGGTGNQRFAPLNSWPDNVSLDKARRLLWPIKKKYGNKVSWADLIILAGNIAYESMGLKTFGFAFGREDIWHPEKDTYWGAEKQWLAPSDERYENVDKPDTMENPLAAVQMGLIYVNPEGVNGKPDPLKTAQQMRETFRRMAMNDEETVALTAGGHTVGKTHGNGDAELLGPDPESADVDEQGLGWKNPHRTGKGRYTVTSGLEGAWTTEPTKWDNGYFKMLFNHEWELRKSPAGAQQWEPVNIAEEDKPADVEDFSIRNNPMMTDADMALKMDPEYRKISEKFMNDFDALSDAFARAWFKLTHRDMGPKTRYFGPDVPDEDLIWQDPIPAGKKDYDVEAVKAKIAESGLSIADMVATAWDSARTFRGSDMRGGANGARIRLAPQKDWEGNEPERLLKVLAVLEPIAADFGVSVADVIVLAGNVGVEQAIKNAGMNVAVSFLPGRGDATDEMTDAESFAPLEPLADGFRNWQKKDYVVSPEELMLDRAQLMGLTAHEMTVLIGGMRMMGTNYAGTKHGVFTDNVGALSNDFFVNLTDMDYVWEPTGKGLYNIRNRKTGEVKWTATRIDLVFGSNSILRSYSEVYAQDDSKEKFVNDFVKAWNKVMNADRFDLE, from the coding sequence ATGGAAAACAATCATTCAAAACAAGGCAAATGTCCGGTAATGCATGGTGGAAATACCGCCAGCGGATCATCCGTTATGGATTGGTGGCCCAATGCATTAAATCTCGACATTTTGCATCAGCATGACACGAAAACAAATCCTCTGGGACAAGATTTCAATTACCGTGAAGAATTAAAAAAGCTGGACGTTGAGGCTTTAAAAAAGGATCTTCAGGATTTAATGACCGATAGCCAGGAATGGTGGCCTGCCGATTGGGGGCATTACGGTGGCTTGATGATTAGAATGGCCTGGCACGCTGCCGGTTCTTATAGAATTGCTGATGGTCGTGGTGGCGGAGGAACAGGAAACCAGCGTTTTGCACCTTTAAACTCCTGGCCCGATAATGTGAGTTTGGATAAAGCGCGTCGATTGCTTTGGCCAATAAAAAAGAAATATGGCAACAAAGTAAGCTGGGCCGATTTGATTATTCTGGCCGGTAATATCGCTTACGAAAGTATGGGTCTAAAAACCTTTGGTTTTGCTTTTGGCCGCGAAGATATATGGCATCCGGAAAAAGATACGTATTGGGGCGCCGAAAAGCAATGGCTGGCACCAAGTGACGAGCGTTACGAGAATGTTGATAAGCCGGACACAATGGAAAATCCGCTGGCTGCCGTTCAGATGGGATTGATCTATGTAAATCCGGAGGGTGTAAACGGAAAGCCCGATCCCTTAAAAACAGCACAGCAAATGCGCGAAACTTTCCGCCGAATGGCTATGAACGATGAGGAAACTGTGGCGTTGACTGCCGGCGGACATACCGTTGGAAAAACACATGGTAACGGCGATGCAGAATTGTTAGGACCTGATCCGGAGTCTGCCGACGTTGATGAACAAGGTTTGGGTTGGAAGAATCCGCATAGAACAGGAAAAGGAAGATACACGGTTACCAGCGGACTGGAAGGTGCCTGGACCACAGAGCCAACAAAATGGGATAATGGTTATTTTAAAATGCTGTTTAACCATGAGTGGGAACTTCGAAAAAGCCCTGCCGGTGCTCAACAATGGGAGCCTGTAAATATTGCCGAAGAGGATAAACCAGCTGATGTGGAAGATTTCTCAATTCGTAACAACCCTATGATGACCGATGCCGACATGGCTTTGAAAATGGATCCGGAGTATCGGAAGATCTCGGAAAAATTTATGAATGACTTTGATGCTTTATCTGATGCTTTTGCCCGTGCGTGGTTCAAATTAACACATCGCGATATGGGGCCAAAAACACGTTATTTCGGGCCGGATGTACCTGATGAAGATCTGATTTGGCAAGATCCAATTCCTGCCGGAAAAAAAGATTATGATGTGGAAGCGGTGAAAGCAAAAATTGCCGAATCGGGGCTTAGTATTGCCGACATGGTAGCTACAGCGTGGGATAGTGCAAGAACTTTCCGAGGATCGGATATGCGTGGTGGTGCCAATGGTGCCCGAATTCGTTTGGCTCCTCAAAAAGACTGGGAGGGAAATGAACCTGAACGTTTGTTGAAAGTTTTGGCAGTACTTGAGCCAATTGCAGCCGATTTTGGAGTTAGTGTAGCCGATGTAATTGTATTAGCCGGAAATGTGGGAGTTGAGCAGGCAATTAAAAATGCAGGAATGAATGTTGCTGTTTCGTTTTTGCCGGGTCGCGGCGATGCTACCGATGAAATGACCGACGCCGAATCGTTTGCTCCGCTTGAACCACTGGCTGATGGTTTTAGAAACTGGCAGAAAAAAGATTACGTAGTTAGTCCTGAAGAACTGATGCTTGACCGTGCCCAGTTAATGGGATTGACAGCGCACGAAATGACGGTATTAATTGGCGGTATGCGTATGATGGGAACAAATTACGCAGGTACAAAACATGGCGTATTTACGGATAACGTTGGTGCATTGAGCAACGATTTCTTTGTAAATCTAACCGATATGGATTACGTGTGGGAGCCCACCGGAAAAGGGCTTTACAACATCAGAAACCGAAAAACCGGCGAAGTGAAATGGACGGCGACACGAATTGATTTAGTGTTTGGATCGAATTCTATTCTGCGTTCATATTCCGAAGTGTATGCACAAGACGATAGCAAAGAGAAATTTGTAAACGACTTTGTAAAAGCATGGAATAAAGTGATGAATGCTGATCGCTTTGATTTGGAATAA
- a CDS encoding SIMPL domain-containing protein, producing the protein MKKTILSLAIMLFAFGSFAQNNQNGILTVEGKSSVKLAPEEISFTVNFSVKNDDYKQCAEMSVEKMDEIKKLFIKNGIDEDLIKTNSFSIREVQKYDPQTRKSVFDGYEANIPVTIRTKKDYEKNDKIFELIKDNLQSNFNLNFALSEEQMEAVKEKLIKLAVEDAKQKAAVIAQSAELEIGKIKSVQYGEPRMIGTYNTNMELMRAESLPLLSASKADITSVLSPDEIEMRTNIVIAWEI; encoded by the coding sequence ATGAAGAAAACTATTTTATCCCTTGCCATTATGCTTTTTGCATTTGGCTCTTTCGCTCAAAATAATCAAAATGGAATTCTTACTGTTGAAGGAAAATCATCAGTAAAATTAGCTCCTGAAGAGATTTCGTTTACTGTAAATTTTAGTGTTAAAAACGATGATTACAAACAGTGCGCAGAAATGTCGGTTGAGAAAATGGACGAGATAAAGAAGCTGTTCATAAAAAACGGTATTGACGAAGACCTGATAAAAACAAACAGTTTTTCAATCCGCGAAGTACAAAAATATGATCCGCAAACCCGGAAATCGGTTTTTGATGGTTACGAAGCTAACATTCCGGTTACCATTCGCACAAAAAAGGATTACGAAAAAAATGATAAAATTTTTGAATTGATCAAAGATAATTTGCAATCGAACTTCAATCTAAACTTTGCTCTTTCGGAAGAACAGATGGAAGCAGTAAAAGAAAAATTGATTAAGCTGGCCGTTGAAGATGCCAAACAAAAAGCAGCTGTAATTGCCCAAAGTGCTGAATTGGAAATTGGAAAAATAAAATCGGTTCAGTACGGAGAACCAAGAATGATTGGAACATACAATACAAATATGGAACTTATGCGGGCAGAAAGTTTGCCTTTATTGAGTGCGTCAAAAGCCGATATTACTTCAGTACTTTCGCCCGACGAAATTGAAATGCGCACAAATATTGTTATTGCCTGGGAAATATAA
- a CDS encoding cellulase family glycosylhydrolase — MKTLFSVLFLLSNLLTLAQNREKAFEINEKLSRGINFGNMFEAPSETDWGNPWKPQYPQIIANLGFNHVRIPIRWEPEERSSATDPYTVNTVFLNRIKQVVDSTLHNGLYAIINMHHHEALYEDPDGQKERFLKQWKQISEFFADYPDQLLFEILNEPHGNLDATKWNTFFAEALSTIREDNPNRVVLVGTAEYGGLGGLSKLELPDDENIIVTVHYYNPFSFTHQGAEWSEGSNAWLGTEWTDTETERQIVQDEFAPLKALEQEENIPVHIGEFGSYSKADMDSRERWTTYLARYIESQGWSWAYWEFSAGFGIYNPSDGSYNDRLIDALLHNEMPEPARYAGTAVYSSQFDQTIGDWNLAANNGVAATMTQNAGNLDVNITTASSEGWHIQLVKNNVALEAGKKYRLTFKAKSSANRNASSYVGMNVSPWSSYSGYNNISLTDTFKVYSYVFDMTTTDNNARIVFDLGTATPDISIEFLTLESVELEFPTSVELSENVKSCVFPNPAKTNLFVNNTDDFQQLQILNINGHQVKQSQLSLGINKISVNELSSGIYFVTLSNRVEQQTFKIIKK, encoded by the coding sequence ATGAAAACCCTATTCTCTGTACTTTTTCTGTTATCAAATCTGCTAACATTAGCACAAAACCGCGAAAAAGCTTTTGAAATAAACGAAAAGCTGAGCCGTGGAATTAACTTCGGGAATATGTTCGAAGCCCCATCTGAAACTGACTGGGGAAATCCATGGAAACCGCAATATCCGCAAATTATCGCCAATCTTGGTTTTAATCATGTTCGCATTCCTATTCGATGGGAACCGGAAGAAAGAAGCTCGGCAACTGATCCCTACACCGTCAATACAGTGTTTCTGAACCGAATAAAACAAGTGGTTGACTCCACTTTGCATAATGGTTTGTATGCCATTATTAATATGCACCATCACGAGGCACTTTATGAAGATCCGGATGGACAAAAAGAACGATTCCTGAAACAGTGGAAACAGATATCGGAGTTTTTTGCAGACTATCCCGATCAATTATTGTTCGAAATTCTGAATGAACCGCATGGCAACCTGGATGCCACAAAATGGAATACTTTTTTTGCCGAGGCACTTTCAACAATCAGGGAAGATAATCCAAACAGAGTTGTGCTGGTTGGCACTGCAGAATATGGAGGTTTGGGCGGTTTATCGAAACTGGAATTACCCGACGATGAAAACATTATTGTTACGGTTCACTATTACAATCCGTTTTCGTTTACGCACCAGGGAGCTGAATGGAGTGAAGGCTCAAACGCCTGGCTGGGTACTGAATGGACTGATACTGAAACAGAACGCCAGATCGTACAAGATGAGTTTGCGCCATTAAAGGCGCTGGAGCAGGAAGAAAATATTCCGGTTCATATTGGTGAATTTGGTTCGTACAGCAAGGCTGATATGGACTCGCGGGAGCGTTGGACAACTTACCTTGCCCGATACATCGAGTCGCAGGGATGGAGCTGGGCCTACTGGGAATTCAGTGCAGGTTTCGGTATTTACAATCCCTCGGATGGCAGTTATAACGATCGGCTGATTGATGCACTGCTGCACAATGAAATGCCCGAACCAGCCCGTTATGCTGGCACTGCTGTTTACTCTTCACAATTCGATCAAACAATTGGTGACTGGAATTTGGCGGCAAATAACGGAGTAGCGGCAACAATGACTCAAAACGCCGGAAATCTTGACGTAAATATTACCACGGCAAGTTCTGAGGGTTGGCACATTCAACTGGTAAAAAACAACGTGGCTTTGGAAGCCGGAAAAAAATACCGACTCACTTTTAAGGCTAAATCAAGTGCGAACAGAAATGCGTCATCCTATGTTGGCATGAATGTTTCGCCCTGGAGTTCATACAGTGGCTACAACAACATTAGTCTTACTGATACTTTTAAGGTTTATTCATATGTTTTCGATATGACAACCACCGACAATAATGCCCGCATTGTTTTTGATTTGGGAACCGCAACACCCGATATTTCAATTGAATTTCTTACGCTGGAATCGGTTGAACTTGAATTTCCAACTTCTGTCGAACTATCAGAAAATGTTAAAAGTTGTGTTTTTCCAAATCCTGCAAAAACCAATCTTTTTGTTAACAACACTGATGATTTTCAACAACTTCAAATTTTAAATATCAACGGGCACCAAGTAAAACAATCGCAACTCTCACTCGGCATCAATAAGATTTCAGTGAATGAACTTTCTTCTGGCATATACTTTGTAACTTTATCGAACAGGGTCGAACAACAGACCTTTAAAATCATTAAAAAGTAA
- a CDS encoding nuclear transport factor 2 family protein, with product MKRTFVFSLLILLFVLPGLAQEKLTNSEKEHILSLLDKQAEAWNEGNLEKFMETYWKSDKLVFMGSRGPTYGWQPTLDSYKKGYPDKTAMGHLEFKILDLNKIDTKTVFLIGRFELTREIGDLAGHFTLIIQKIDGDWVIISDHSSGES from the coding sequence ATGAAACGGACTTTTGTATTTAGCCTTTTGATTTTGTTGTTTGTGCTACCTGGCCTTGCACAGGAAAAACTTACAAATAGTGAAAAGGAACATATTCTTTCATTGCTAGATAAACAGGCAGAAGCATGGAATGAAGGCAACCTCGAAAAGTTTATGGAAACCTACTGGAAATCGGATAAGCTTGTTTTTATGGGCTCGCGCGGACCAACATATGGCTGGCAGCCAACATTAGACAGCTACAAAAAAGGTTACCCGGACAAAACGGCAATGGGACACCTTGAATTCAAAATTCTCGACCTGAATAAAATTGATACAAAAACGGTTTTTCTAATCGGGCGTTTCGAGCTGACCCGCGAAATTGGTGATTTGGCAGGGCATTTTACACTTATCATTCAAAAGATCGATGGGGATTGGGTGATCATCAGCGATCATTCGAGCGGAGAGAGTTGA